From Cloacibacillus sp. An23, the proteins below share one genomic window:
- a CDS encoding histidinol-phosphatase, whose amino-acid sequence MLKPFWVDLHIHTLLSPCGELEMGAPEIVEQARGAGLDVIGVADHNTCENYPGIAGAAQNGERPGCPVVLPCIEAQSAEDIHTLCVFPEYPLALEFKNWLWKRVRPIKNDVEHFGYQIVVDAGNGIVKEEEILLIQGAGYEVDQIVEKAQSLGGLAILAHVDRPAFSYTAALGPMPEDYPADGFELSRRLNSDEARLWRERYPGRAFIRSSDSHTLDTMTRGNCTKMMLEAPTFDEIRMALRGEGGRRISWPWG is encoded by the coding sequence TTGCTGAAGCCCTTCTGGGTAGACCTCCACATACACACGCTGCTTTCGCCGTGCGGCGAGCTCGAGATGGGCGCGCCGGAAATCGTCGAGCAGGCGCGCGGGGCCGGCCTCGACGTGATAGGCGTAGCCGACCACAACACATGCGAGAACTATCCGGGAATAGCCGGGGCGGCGCAGAACGGCGAGCGCCCCGGCTGTCCCGTCGTGCTTCCGTGCATCGAGGCGCAGAGCGCGGAGGACATACACACGCTCTGCGTTTTCCCGGAGTATCCGCTCGCGCTCGAATTTAAGAACTGGCTGTGGAAACGCGTACGCCCGATAAAAAACGACGTCGAGCACTTCGGCTATCAGATAGTCGTCGATGCCGGGAACGGCATCGTCAAAGAAGAAGAAATACTGCTGATACAGGGCGCGGGCTACGAGGTAGACCAGATAGTGGAGAAGGCGCAGTCGCTAGGCGGCCTAGCGATACTCGCGCACGTAGACCGTCCGGCCTTCTCGTACACAGCGGCGCTCGGCCCGATGCCCGAGGACTATCCCGCGGACGGGTTCGAACTCTCGCGCCGCCTCAACTCCGACGAGGCGCGCCTTTGGCGCGAGCGTTACCCAGGGCGCGCCTTCATACGCTCGTCGGACTCTCACACGCTCGACACCATGACGCGCGGCAACTGCACCAAAATGATGCTCGAAGCGCCGACCTTCGACGAAATACGCATGGCGCTCCGCGGCGAAGGCGGGCGGCGCATATCGTGGCCCTGGGGGTAA
- the radA gene encoding DNA repair protein RadA translates to MAKKEIRLYKCSECGYQSQTFMGKCPKCGSWGTLEQETQPAAAHGPISGPVRAAVPISGLDVEEQERIPSGIDELDRVLGGGWVRGGVTLLGGEPGVGKSTLLLQVCAEMAKRGTRVIYISGEESSGQLALRGRRLGLMTPGLDLLCESDLPSSLAAAEKYGYGFMVIDSVQAFRADSESGWAGSPNQVKGVAAMAVDAAKRCSIPTVLVGHITKQGQIAGPKLLEHLVDVVLLFSGEQNSPNRLLRAEKNRYGSTEELGIFEMSDKGLSAVNDPSRLYWNGTDLGSSGVSIAMTLEGSRALAAEIQALACPTPFPYPKRTARGVDVNRLQLLLAVLERRCGISSRASDVYLNVAGGLTLKDPAADLGICASLASAAADVELPADVCFIGEVGLAGEVRPCARTPLRIKEAARLGFRRAVISRRTPKETYPIETLKISALREIIDLFLKR, encoded by the coding sequence ATGGCGAAGAAAGAAATACGGCTTTATAAATGTTCCGAATGCGGCTACCAGAGCCAGACCTTCATGGGAAAATGCCCTAAATGCGGCTCGTGGGGCACGCTGGAGCAGGAGACGCAGCCCGCCGCCGCGCATGGCCCGATTAGCGGGCCCGTCAGGGCCGCGGTGCCTATCTCGGGCCTCGATGTGGAGGAGCAGGAGCGCATCCCGTCCGGCATAGACGAGCTCGACCGTGTACTAGGCGGCGGCTGGGTGCGCGGCGGAGTGACGCTCTTGGGCGGCGAGCCGGGCGTAGGGAAATCCACGCTGCTGCTCCAGGTATGCGCCGAAATGGCGAAGCGCGGAACCCGCGTAATCTACATATCGGGCGAAGAATCATCGGGACAGCTCGCGCTGCGCGGGCGGCGCCTCGGCCTCATGACGCCTGGGCTTGACCTGCTCTGCGAGAGCGACCTCCCGTCGTCGCTCGCAGCCGCCGAAAAATACGGCTACGGCTTCATGGTGATAGACAGCGTGCAGGCCTTCCGCGCCGACAGCGAAAGCGGCTGGGCCGGTTCTCCGAACCAGGTCAAAGGCGTCGCGGCCATGGCCGTGGACGCCGCCAAGCGATGCTCTATACCGACCGTTCTCGTCGGACACATCACCAAACAGGGACAGATAGCGGGGCCGAAGCTGCTCGAGCACCTCGTGGACGTCGTCCTGCTTTTCTCCGGCGAGCAGAACTCTCCGAACCGCCTGCTGCGGGCGGAGAAAAACCGCTACGGCAGCACCGAAGAACTCGGGATATTCGAAATGTCCGACAAAGGCCTCTCCGCGGTAAACGACCCGAGCCGCCTCTATTGGAACGGCACCGACCTCGGAAGCTCCGGCGTCTCGATAGCGATGACGCTCGAGGGCTCGCGCGCGCTCGCCGCCGAAATACAGGCGCTCGCCTGCCCGACGCCCTTCCCGTACCCCAAGCGCACCGCGCGCGGCGTCGACGTGAACCGCCTGCAATTACTGCTCGCCGTGCTCGAACGCAGGTGCGGCATAAGTTCGCGCGCGAGCGACGTATACCTCAACGTCGCGGGAGGCCTCACACTCAAGGACCCCGCGGCGGACCTCGGCATATGCGCCTCGCTCGCCTCCGCCGCCGCGGACGTGGAACTTCCCGCCGACGTCTGCTTCATCGGCGAAGTCGGCCTGGCCGGCGAAGTGCGCCCCTGCGCGCGCACGCCGCTGCGCATAAAAGAAGCGGCGCGCCTCGGCTTCAGGCGAGCCGTAATAAGCCGGCGCACCCCGAAAGAAACCTACCCTATAGAAACCCTTAAAATCTCCGCCCTGCGAGAAATAATCGACCTGTTCCTGAAACGCTGA
- a CDS encoding [Fe-Fe] hydrogenase large subunit C-terminal domain-containing protein, with translation MLHSVKISRAACQGCVNCIRVCPTEAIRIVDGEISIMEELCIDCGECLRSCHRQALGIEEDDWNSVKEAECVPLVTDPVFFSQFSHYTDPPMLEAVLLSMGLTPLIDEIEEAFDLAAAATAQMIARTARSSLPLISCYCPSALRLIQARFPELLSRVVPVCSPLEIAADLWKMRTSSSVPVTLLAPCSSKISMVREPLGREHSPLDAAVTVRRVARSIMASNVSASHDHPRKERASRWVQWARRGGESKHIQAFSDKKLTMLAVSGMRNTIDVLQELELGRLRSVDFIECRTCDTGCVGGVGTADSRFLASLRLNSIQTDWNITPQNLRRAEELNAMDFWATTKEYSPRPRLPLSNNVAEAMVKLQQMKEIYSGLPHIDCGSCGRPSCQAMAEEIVRGHGSVTDCIFKLREGIASLANKIVVLSESQPQTLKRRSGTK, from the coding sequence ATGCTCCACAGCGTTAAGATCTCAAGAGCGGCCTGCCAGGGATGCGTGAACTGTATCCGCGTATGCCCGACCGAGGCCATCCGCATCGTAGACGGAGAGATAAGCATTATGGAGGAGCTCTGCATCGACTGCGGCGAATGTCTGCGTTCGTGCCACAGGCAGGCGCTCGGCATAGAGGAGGACGACTGGAACTCCGTCAAGGAGGCCGAGTGCGTCCCGCTTGTCACTGACCCAGTTTTTTTCTCACAGTTCAGCCATTACACCGACCCGCCGATGCTCGAGGCCGTCCTCCTGTCTATGGGGCTGACGCCGCTTATAGACGAGATCGAAGAGGCTTTCGACCTGGCCGCCGCCGCTACCGCTCAGATGATAGCGCGCACGGCGCGTTCGTCTCTGCCGCTGATATCCTGCTACTGCCCGTCGGCGCTGCGGCTTATCCAGGCTCGCTTCCCCGAGCTTCTGTCGCGCGTCGTCCCAGTCTGCTCTCCGCTCGAGATAGCGGCCGACTTATGGAAGATGCGCACGAGCAGCTCTGTTCCGGTGACTCTGCTCGCGCCCTGCTCGTCTAAAATATCGATGGTTCGCGAGCCGCTGGGCCGCGAACATTCGCCGCTTGACGCGGCCGTCACGGTGCGCCGCGTCGCGCGCAGCATAATGGCTAGCAACGTATCCGCCTCGCACGACCACCCGAGGAAGGAGCGCGCGAGCCGCTGGGTGCAGTGGGCGCGCAGGGGCGGAGAGTCGAAGCACATACAGGCGTTTTCCGATAAGAAGCTGACGATGCTCGCCGTCTCCGGCATGAGGAACACGATAGACGTGCTGCAGGAGCTGGAGCTCGGGCGGCTGCGCTCCGTGGACTTCATCGAGTGCCGCACATGCGACACGGGCTGCGTAGGCGGCGTCGGCACCGCGGATTCGCGCTTCCTCGCGAGCCTAAGGCTCAACAGCATACAGACGGACTGGAACATCACGCCGCAGAACCTGCGCCGCGCCGAAGAGCTGAACGCGATGGACTTCTGGGCCACTACGAAGGAATACTCGCCGAGGCCGAGGCTGCCGCTCTCCAACAACGTCGCCGAGGCGATGGTGAAGCTCCAGCAGATGAAAGAAATATATTCCGGGCTGCCGCACATCGACTGCGGATCGTGCGGACGCCCGTCGTGCCAGGCTATGGCGGAAGAAATAGTGAGAGGGCACGGCTCTGTGACGGACTGCATCTTCAAGCTGCGCGAGGGGATAGCCTCGCTCGCGAACAAGATAGTAGTCCTCTCCGAGTCGCAGCCTCAGACTCTTAAAAGAAGGAGTGGAACGAAATGA
- a CDS encoding DRTGG domain-containing protein: MTLQELASLLDAKNVSTSDDLNSIIVNNAYACDLMSDVLAFCTPGSLLLTGLTNVQIVRTAQMLDIPAIVFVRGKRPLEETIQLAGENGIPILLTRYSMFEACGILFAKGMKPCHDIQEI, translated from the coding sequence ATGACTTTGCAAGAGCTGGCATCTTTGCTGGATGCCAAAAACGTCTCTACGTCGGATGATCTTAACAGCATTATTGTCAACAACGCCTATGCGTGCGACCTGATGAGCGACGTACTGGCGTTCTGCACGCCGGGGTCGCTGCTTCTCACGGGGCTGACGAACGTCCAGATCGTGCGCACGGCGCAGATGCTGGACATTCCCGCCATAGTCTTCGTGCGCGGCAAGAGGCCGCTCGAGGAGACGATTCAGCTCGCCGGTGAGAACGGCATCCCGATACTTCTGACGCGGTACAGTATGTTCGAAGCCTGCGGCATTTTGTTCGCGAAGGGCATGAAGCCCTGCCACGACATTCAGGAGATTTAG
- a CDS encoding ATP-binding protein, which yields MGAPVCLEYRIEGNDFMVAGAASNNIKNTLKMLGINSGICRRVAIITYEAEINLVIHAGGGVLKADIFEDHVVLIAEDEGPGIADIDKAMTEGFTTASDQAREMGFGAGMGLPNIKRNSDVFNIESEVGKGTTLTCTVFFNKN from the coding sequence ATGGGAGCCCCTGTCTGTCTCGAATACAGAATTGAGGGCAACGATTTTATGGTCGCGGGCGCGGCCTCGAACAATATAAAAAACACCCTCAAAATGCTCGGCATAAACTCCGGTATCTGCCGCAGGGTTGCGATAATCACCTACGAGGCGGAGATAAATCTCGTCATACACGCGGGAGGGGGAGTGCTGAAAGCGGATATTTTCGAAGACCACGTCGTGCTTATCGCGGAGGACGAAGGCCCCGGGATAGCGGACATAGATAAAGCGATGACGGAAGGCTTCACGACGGCGAGCGACCAGGCCAGAGAGATGGGCTTCGGTGCCGGTATGGGGCTGCCGAATATAAAACGCAACAGCGACGTTTTCAATATAGAATCCGAGGTCGGGAAAGGTACGACTCTGACCTGTACCGTCTTTTTCAATAAAAATTAG
- a CDS encoding serine kinase produces MTVKEVCEALGGEIQCEGDGAREITGATAGDLLSFVMGTALEGAAWVTVQAHLNVAAVAVLKDLPLIIIAAGRKAPDDLIERCKTENITIISVPDTLYGTCVKLAGLGLKG; encoded by the coding sequence ATGACCGTAAAGGAAGTATGCGAGGCGCTCGGCGGCGAGATACAGTGCGAGGGCGACGGCGCGCGTGAGATAACCGGAGCTACGGCGGGCGACCTGCTGAGCTTCGTGATGGGGACGGCCCTCGAGGGGGCCGCGTGGGTGACGGTGCAGGCGCACCTCAACGTCGCCGCCGTCGCCGTGTTGAAAGACCTCCCGCTCATAATCATAGCTGCGGGGCGCAAAGCTCCCGACGACCTCATAGAGCGCTGCAAGACGGAGAACATCACGATAATTTCCGTGCCGGATACACTTTACGGGACGTGCGTGAAGCTCGCGGGGCTGGGACTGAAGGGATAA